The following are encoded in a window of Castanea sativa cultivar Marrone di Chiusa Pesio chromosome 5, ASM4071231v1 genomic DNA:
- the LOC142633474 gene encoding berberine bridge enzyme-like 8: MGILRATMLPLLSIFFLLSLSRQVSASESFIHCLLNHSQPSHPISAAIYTPNNGSFSSVLQAYIRNLRFNTTTTRKPFLIVTALHDSHIQAAIVCAQTHNLQMKIRSGGHDYEGVSYVAEVPFFVLDMFNLRSIDIDVESETAWVQAGATLGEVYYRIYEKSNTHGFPAGVCPTVGVGGHFSGGGYGNMMRKYGLSVDNIIDAQLVDVKGRLLNRKSMGEDLFWAIRGGGGASFGVVVSYKIKLVRVPEIVTVFNVAKTLEQNATDIVSKWQHVADKLDENLFIRLILDVVNGTNKENTGRATFFALFLGDSEQLLSVMNKSFPELGLKKSDCNETSWVQSVLFWTNFALGTPNEVLLSRVPQTLTYLKRKSDYVKEPISKAGLELIWKKLIELKYVALTFNPYGGRMSEIPAEAAPFPHRTGNLAKIQYAANWNEGGQEVTDYYINLTRKLYSFMTPFVSKNPREAFFNYKDLDLGINHNGKASYQEGRVYGIKYFKGNFNRLVEIKTKVDAGNFFRNEQSIPTLPNKRK, translated from the coding sequence ATGGGGATTTTAAGGGCAACAATGCTTCCATTGCTCTCAATATTTTTCCTACTTTCTCTCTCAAGGCAAGTATCAGCTTCTGAGTCCTTTATTCACTGCCTTCTAAACCATTCTCAGCCATCCCATCCAATCTCTGCAGCAATATATACTCCCAACAATGGCTCCTTCTCATCTGTCTTGCAAGCCTACATCCGAAACCTTCGATTCAACACGACCACAACTCGTAAACCTTTTCTCATTGTCACTGCTTTGCATGACTCTCACATTCAAGCAGCCATCGTTTGTGCTCAAACGCATAACCTCCAAATGAAAATCCGAAGTGGAGGCCATGACTATGAGGGGGTGTCTTATGTGGCAGAAGTCCCATTCTTTGTCCTTGACATGTTCAATCTCCGATCCATTGACATTGACGTGGAAAGTGAGACTGCTTGGGTTCAAGCAGGAGCAACTCTTGGTGAAGTTTACTATAGAATCTATGAGAAAAGCAACACCCATGGTTTCCCAGCTGGGGTTTGTCCCACGGTTGGTGTTGGAGGCCACTTTAGTGGAGGAGGCTATGGCAACATGATGAGGAAGTACGGCCTCTCAGTCGATAACATTATTGATGCCCAATTAGTTGATGTCAAAGGAAGACTTCTGAATAGAAAATCCATGGGAGAAGATTTGTTTTGGGCTATTAGAGGTGGTGGAGGAGCTAGCTTTGGAGTGGTTGTGTCATATAAAATCAAACTTGTTCGTGTTCCAGAGATAGTAACTGTTTTCAATGTTGCAAAAACTTTGGAACAAAATGCCACAGACATTGTGTCTAAGTGGCAACATGTTGCAGATAAGCTCGATGAAAACCTTTTCATCAGGCTTATCTTGGACGTGGTAAATGGCACAAATAAAGAGAATACTGGAAGAGCTACATTCTTCGCTCTTTTCCTTGGTGACTCTGAGCAACTTCTCTCTGTCATGAACAAGAGCTTTCCTGAATTGggtttaaaaaaatcagattgcAATGAAACCAGCTGGGTTCAATCTGTGCTTTTCTGGACAAACTTCGCTCTTGGCACGCCAAATGAAGTTTTGCTTAGTCGAGTACCTCAAACACTAACTTACTTGAAGAGGAAATCAGACTATGTGAAGGAGCCGATTTCAAAGGCTGGGCTGGAGTTGATTTGGAAGAAATTGATTGAGCTGAAATACGTGGCACTGACATTCAATCCTTATGGTGGAAGAATGAGTGAGATTCCAGCTGAGGCAGCTCCTTTCCCTCATCGAACAGGAAACCTGGCAAAGATTCAGTATGCAGCAAATTGGAATGAAGGTGGGCAAGAGGTTACAGATTACTATATAAATTTGACAAGAAAGCTTTACAGTTTCATGACTCCATTTGTGTCCAAGAATCCAAGGGAGGCATTTTTCAACTATAAAGATCTTGACTTGGGGATTAACCATAATGGCAAGGCAAGTTACCAAGAAGGAAGAGTTTATGGGATCAAGTATTTCAAGGGTAATTTCAACAGGTTGGTAGAGATTAAGACTAAGGTTGATGCTGGTAACTTCTTTAGGAATGAACAAAGCATCCCTACTCTTCCAAACAAGCGGAAGTAG